Sequence from the Argentina anserina chromosome 7, drPotAnse1.1, whole genome shotgun sequence genome:
GAATCAGCGAAATTTCGGGTTAAACCCGCGTCTGGCCCAAACCCGACAAACCTACTACTAGTATCCCAGTCACAGCTCCTCTCTCCTCCTCAATTCTCCAAGCTTTACCCTAATTGCTTCAGACTCCATAATCTCGTGCTCAATCTCAAGCCTCTACCGCCGCAACAGCCTGCCTTTCACTCCTCTCGGAATCACCGGAGCTCAGCCCCGTCGGAATTTTTAGGTATTAAACTCTCCCCTCACCTCCAATCTCTTCCGATTCTGCTTTCAATTCGCTCCGAATTTCTTAGTCTTCAATCTTCAACATGTATGCCTTTATATTCTGTGTTTTGAATCTTGATTAGGAAATAGCTTTTCGTTTTTGGCTTATGCTTTAGAAAATAGCTGAATTCGGATGAGTATTTTGTCCTAGTTTTAAATTTGAATCACACAAATACATACATACGTATATAAGTGTGTGTAGATATACACCGGTATGTAAAATGATTAATGGTTAAACGCCAGGGAGGGATTGGAttttcaagaagaagaaagagaaagaggagaGGGAAATTTTCGGTGTCGTTAGATATGAGTTGTGCAACTTTGAACCTGGTTGGAGTTGCTTCTCTGCCGAAACGCAACGGCAGCGCTCGCGGCATTAGCTTCCGAAAGCCTTTCCTATCGTTTACGCAGCCGCTGCGCCGCTATTGCCATCTCAATGGCAGAGGGGTGTCTGTTTCTATCGCCTGTCGTGCGCGGCGGCCGTGCATTTCCTTTTGTGCCAGAACTAGTGCTGCTGTtacggaagaagaagaagaagaagagagggtgATTGTTTTGGTTGTTGGTGGAGGGGGGAGGGAGCATGCTCTTTGCTATGCGTTGAAGCGTTCCCCTACTTGTGATGCAGTATTTTGTGCTCCTGGCAATGTTGGAATTTCCAGCTCTGGGGTCGCCACGTGTATTTCAGACCTTGACATCTTTGATAGCTCGGCTGTAATTTCCTTCTGCCGCAAATGGGGTGTGGGACTGGTTGTTGTTGGACCTGAGGCCCCTCTGGTTGCGGGGCTTGTGAATGATCTGCTTAAGGCTGGGATTCATGCTTTTGGTCCGTCGTCGGAGGCTGCTGCTTTGGAAGGATCCAAGAACTTTATGAAATCTTTGTGTGACAAATATGGAATTCCTACTGCTAAGTATCGGACatttactgacccatctgccGCAAAGGAATACATAAAAGAGCAAGGGGTACCTATTGTTGTTAAAGCAGATGGATTGGCTGCTGGAAAAGGTGTTATTGTTGCAATGAATTTGGATGAGGCTATTGAAGCTGTGGATTCAATGCTTGTAAACGACGCTTTTGGTTCTGCTGGTTGTCGTGTAGTTATTGAGGAATATttggaaggagaagaagtgTCTTTCTTTGCACTAGTCGATGGAGAGAATGCTATACCTCTGGAATCTGCTCAGGACCATAAACGGGTTGGGGATGGTGATACAGGACCTAATACTGGTGGAATGGGTGCATACTCACCTGCTCCCATCCTAACAAAAGAACTTCAAGATGTAGTCATGAAATCTATCATTCTCCCCACAGTGAAAGGAATGTTGGCAGAGGGCTGCAAGTTTGTTGGGGTTTTATATGCTGGGCTCATGATTGAGAAGAAGTCTGGATCACCTAAGCTAATTGAGTACAACGTCCGCTTTGGTGATCCAGAATGTCAGGTTTTGATGGTTAGGCTGGAGTCTGATTTGGCACGAGTTCTACTTGCTGCTTGTAAAGGACAGTTGAGTGGAGTGTCTTTGGAGTGGTCGGCTGGGTCAGCCATGGTGGTTGTAATGGCGAGTAAAGGATATCCAGGGCCATACGAGAAGGGAAGTGTGATTGTAAACCTTGATGAAGCAGAGAATGTTGCTCCATCAGTTGTTGTATTTCATGCTGGAACTGCATTAGATTCAGATGGAAACTTGATTGCTGCTGGGGGGCGTGTTCTTGGGGTGACTGCCAAGGGAAGAGATCTTAAAGAGGCACGGGAAAGGGCCTATCAAGGTGTTGAACAGATTAATTGGCCAGGAGGGTTTTACCGCCGTGATATAGGATGGAGAGCCCTTGCTCCTCTAAAAGACAATTTTGTAACTGGTGGCTAGACTAAGTGAAAGTATGTACTAGTGGTCATTAGAAGAGAATGAGAATTTTCATGTTGCTTAACAAATTATGATGTCTGATATTTGAGATTTTCTTCAGAAGTAGAAATCCCGCAGTTTCAACTGTTGACCCATCATTTAAAAACCACAACATGTTCAAGTCGTGTATTTGACAATAACTAAggtttttttaaaagaaaaaagtaaTATTAAATTGATGTAAGCATCAGATATCAGTTATATCACTTATGCATATATGGTTGAACAGATGTATACTAAATATATCTATGGATGTCTATTTGTATTTGTCAACGAGGCAATGCTATATGTGGAGGAAAGGAAAAATGGTAATGTGTATACACACTTATGTGTAGCTTTGTGCATCTGATTAAACCTGACAGGGGTGTATGTGACTTCTGCTTACATTGCTTAGTTGGTGTTTTAATTAAGATAAGCTATATTCATTTTATGCTGTATGAGAGAATCCAGTTTTGAAGGGAACTGAATATTTATCAGGTGTTGTTTTGTAGGTGACGGTTTGTGTAATGTCTTCCGTGTCCAGTCAGCCGCAGTTCCGCTACACTCAGCCACCATCCAAGGTGCTCCATTTGAGGAACTTGCCGTGGGAGTGTACGGAGGAGGAACTGATTGAACTGGGGAAGCCATTTGGTCAGGTTGTGAACACAAAGTGCAATGTTGGAGCAAACCGCAACCAGgcttttattgaatttgtgagtgcaacagctgttttttttttttcaaggatCACGTGCACTATTTTAATTATCATTTTCTTGATATCCCTTCAATGTTTTTAGGCAGAGTTGAATCAAGCTATCACAATGATATCTTATTATGCCTCATCATCAGAACCTGCCCAAGTTAGGGGGAAAACTGTCTACCTACAGTATTCCAATAGGCAAGAAATAGTGAACAACAAAACTGCTGCAGATGTTGCCGGAAATGTACTCTTGGTAACAATTGAAGGTGAAGATGCTCGGCTTGTCAGTATAGATGTTTTACATCTGGTAAGCAATTTGTTGGAGTTCATGTTTAGTTAAGGAGGTGACTGATCAGTATAATTATTTTGGGATTAATCCACTGCGTTAGGGTTGTGATTTGTCTGGTCTAGGATGATTTTGTTTGACATGAATG
This genomic interval carries:
- the LOC126803011 gene encoding phosphoribosylamine--glycine ligase, which encodes MSCATLNLVGVASLPKRNGSARGISFRKPFLSFTQPLRRYCHLNGRGVSVSIACRARRPCISFCARTSAAVTEEEEEEERVIVLVVGGGGREHALCYALKRSPTCDAVFCAPGNVGISSSGVATCISDLDIFDSSAVISFCRKWGVGLVVVGPEAPLVAGLVNDLLKAGIHAFGPSSEAAALEGSKNFMKSLCDKYGIPTAKYRTFTDPSAAKEYIKEQGVPIVVKADGLAAGKGVIVAMNLDEAIEAVDSMLVNDAFGSAGCRVVIEEYLEGEEVSFFALVDGENAIPLESAQDHKRVGDGDTGPNTGGMGAYSPAPILTKELQDVVMKSIILPTVKGMLAEGCKFVGVLYAGLMIEKKSGSPKLIEYNVRFGDPECQVLMVRLESDLARVLLAACKGQLSGVSLEWSAGSAMVVVMASKGYPGPYEKGSVIVNLDEAENVAPSVVVFHAGTALDSDGNLIAAGGRVLGVTAKGRDLKEARERAYQGVEQINWPGGFYRRDIGWRALAPLKDNFVTGG